A stretch of the Desulfobacter sp. genome encodes the following:
- a CDS encoding YibE/F family protein, translating to MIIPIGGLLAVMAGVILYFYVQSPSLPFLTLEAKARVIRADNSEVHSSGLSHIGYQILEIQILDTRFKGKNTRAVKSLNGQVPLENLFAPHDTIIAALILNPAGNLQEAKAVDLYRQDSLSKLFVLFVAALILYAGVVGIKALISFILSIFIIWEVLVRQILAGAPPLLTTALTIVVLSGLIIFMVAGMNRKGVTAFIGTITGLVITLGVTLYFSKETGLFGMTQPYVNGLIFSGYHELDIRQIFYSAIILGASGAAMDISAAMAEIQIKKPEIRPKELIQSGFTVGRQVIGTMTTTLLLAYSGGYLTLLMLFKVKDLSFTRMINLKIVAAEILRTLIGSVGLVMVAPITALVGGIIMANILKNKSISS from the coding sequence TTGATAATACCCATTGGCGGACTTTTGGCAGTTATGGCAGGGGTGATTCTCTATTTTTATGTCCAAAGCCCCAGCCTTCCTTTCCTGACCCTGGAAGCCAAGGCCAGGGTCATCCGGGCGGACAATTCAGAAGTCCACTCTTCAGGCCTTTCCCATATCGGGTACCAAATTCTGGAAATCCAAATTTTAGATACAAGGTTCAAGGGTAAAAACACAAGGGCCGTGAAAAGCCTCAACGGGCAGGTGCCCCTTGAAAACCTGTTTGCCCCCCATGACACAATTATTGCCGCCCTGATCCTGAATCCAGCAGGAAATCTTCAGGAGGCCAAGGCAGTGGATCTTTATCGCCAGGACAGCCTTTCCAAGCTCTTTGTCCTCTTTGTGGCCGCCTTGATTCTCTATGCCGGGGTGGTGGGCATCAAAGCATTGATCTCCTTTATTTTAAGCATTTTCATTATCTGGGAAGTCCTGGTCCGTCAAATTCTTGCAGGTGCTCCCCCGCTTTTGACCACCGCATTGACCATTGTGGTGTTGTCAGGTCTTATTATTTTCATGGTGGCAGGCATGAACCGCAAAGGGGTGACCGCGTTTATCGGTACGATAACCGGCCTTGTCATCACCCTTGGGGTGACCCTGTATTTCAGCAAAGAAACCGGGCTTTTCGGCATGACTCAGCCCTATGTCAACGGACTTATTTTTTCAGGTTACCACGAATTGGATATTCGCCAGATCTTTTATTCGGCCATTATTCTCGGGGCCTCAGGCGCGGCCATGGATATCAGTGCCGCCATGGCTGAAATCCAGATCAAAAAACCGGAGATCAGGCCCAAAGAACTGATCCAATCGGGCTTCACCGTGGGCCGGCAGGTCATCGGCACCATGACCACCACCTTGCTTTTGGCATACTCAGGAGGGTATCTGACCCTGCTCATGCTCTTTAAGGTCAAAGATTTAAGTTTCACCAGAATGATCAATTTAAAAATCGTGGCCGCTGAAATTCTAAGGACCCTGATCGGCAGTGTCGGCCTGGTCATGGTGGCCCCCATAACCGCCCTTGTGGGCGGTATCATCATGGCTAACATACTAAAAAACAAATCAATATCTTCATGA
- a CDS encoding alkaline phosphatase — protein sequence MAAGIVVLILFLCVPAMAARPKYVFYFICDGLGAAQRQLSEFFLREKQKDHTRSLVMNTFEVAGMNTTYCADSLITDSAAAAIALACGKKTNKGVIAQDANGKNLTTLVEAARDHGMKTGLITTTRLTHATPAAFAAHNISRGNENQIAEDMAASGVDFMVGGGARHFMPQSVEIKQKDARGKRLKSKRTDEKNLVKAMKNKGYATFIGRQGAREFKQTDFSKKDKVFAAFTTSHTPYEIERINRYHEMPSLAAMTQAGIEVLSKGDKGFFLMVEGGRIDHAAHANDPTGVIYDTLALDHAVTAAFEFLKTHKTQTLILVVGDHETGGLGLGMDSMGYRLSMDALMATTVSVGDSLAHGEGRYTGDKKAFMDYLENKFGLADLKIKEIAALEKAMALADRSRTSGYYKINPPALMAARLLSARAHISWATTIHTATMIPMSAAGAEAQKFGGYKDNTKIAATLAALLGFSL from the coding sequence ATGGCAGCGGGCATTGTCGTTTTAATCCTTTTTCTTTGTGTGCCTGCCATGGCCGCCCGGCCAAAGTATGTATTTTATTTTATCTGTGACGGCCTTGGGGCGGCTCAACGGCAGCTCAGTGAATTTTTTCTCAGGGAAAAACAAAAAGACCATACCCGATCCCTGGTCATGAACACCTTTGAGGTGGCAGGCATGAACACCACCTATTGTGCTGACTCCCTGATCACGGATTCTGCAGCAGCAGCAATCGCCCTGGCATGCGGGAAAAAAACAAACAAAGGGGTGATCGCCCAGGATGCCAACGGGAAAAATCTCACAACCCTGGTTGAAGCGGCCCGGGACCATGGGATGAAAACAGGTCTGATCACCACCACCCGGCTGACCCATGCCACCCCTGCGGCCTTTGCCGCCCACAATATTTCAAGGGGCAACGAAAATCAGATCGCCGAGGATATGGCTGCTTCCGGAGTGGATTTCATGGTTGGCGGCGGGGCCCGCCACTTTATGCCGCAGTCCGTGGAAATCAAACAAAAAGATGCCAGAGGTAAACGCCTTAAATCCAAACGAACAGATGAAAAAAATCTGGTCAAGGCGATGAAGAACAAGGGATATGCCACCTTTATCGGCAGGCAAGGGGCCAGGGAGTTTAAACAGACTGATTTTTCAAAAAAAGACAAGGTCTTTGCCGCCTTTACCACCTCCCACACCCCCTATGAGATTGAACGGATCAACCGCTACCATGAAATGCCCTCCCTGGCCGCCATGACCCAGGCCGGGATTGAGGTGCTTTCCAAAGGGGACAAAGGGTTTTTCCTCATGGTGGAAGGGGGCAGAATCGACCATGCCGCCCATGCCAATGACCCCACAGGAGTGATTTATGATACCCTGGCCCTTGACCATGCCGTAACCGCAGCCTTTGAATTTTTAAAGACCCACAAAACCCAAACCCTTATCCTTGTGGTGGGGGACCATGAAACCGGCGGTCTGGGCCTGGGTATGGACAGCATGGGATACCGTCTTTCCATGGATGCTCTTATGGCCACAACGGTTTCTGTGGGAGATTCCCTGGCCCATGGAGAAGGCCGGTATACTGGAGATAAAAAAGCCTTTATGGACTATCTGGAAAATAAATTCGGCCTGGCCGACCTGAAGATCAAGGAAATTGCCGCCCTTGAAAAGGCCATGGCCCTGGCCGACAGGAGTCGGACATCCGGGTATTATAAAATAAATCCGCCAGCCCTAATGGCAGCCCGCCTTTTGTCTGCAAGGGCCCATATCAGCTGGGCCACCACCATCCATACCGCCACTATGATTCCCATGTCCGCCGCAGGCGCAGAGGCCCAAAAATTTGGCGGGTACAAGGACAATACAAAAATCGCTGCCACCCTTGCTGCGTTGCTGGGGTTTTCCCTGTAA
- a CDS encoding flavodoxin family protein has product MKILGICGSPRKDETSGVMTLVKTVLENTGCDYDLVSLRGKKIVGCIACLGCVKDNICKVKDDMAPLRDKIVGADAYVIGGPNYYSTLNALTHAFLERWFQFRHQTGRTLWGKLAVAVGVGGTKGAAPADQIEEFFMYNFIESVAKVQGQGAASCFTCGFGETCQVGIPTMLHGPGVKITDNIIPDVAKQTQVMAAAVEAGKLLGERLTQDHDRTAVAQAVKDKMAARFGQTV; this is encoded by the coding sequence ATGAAAATCTTGGGTATCTGCGGAAGTCCGCGAAAAGATGAAACCTCGGGTGTGATGACTCTGGTTAAAACCGTTCTGGAAAACACGGGTTGTGACTATGATCTGGTGTCCCTGCGGGGAAAGAAAATCGTGGGGTGCATTGCCTGCCTGGGTTGTGTAAAGGATAATATCTGCAAGGTCAAGGACGACATGGCACCTTTGCGGGATAAGATTGTAGGGGCAGACGCCTATGTCATCGGGGGGCCTAACTATTATTCTACCCTAAATGCCCTGACCCATGCCTTTTTGGAACGCTGGTTTCAGTTTCGCCACCAGACAGGAAGAACCCTGTGGGGAAAACTGGCCGTGGCTGTGGGGGTCGGCGGCACAAAAGGGGCTGCCCCGGCAGATCAGATTGAAGAATTTTTCATGTATAATTTCATTGAAAGCGTGGCCAAGGTTCAGGGGCAGGGGGCGGCTTCCTGTTTTACCTGCGGGTTCGGGGAAACCTGCCAGGTGGGGATTCCCACCATGCTCCATGGCCCAGGTGTTAAAATCACAGATAATATTATTCCGGATGTGGCAAAACAAACTCAGGTTATGGCCGCCGCTGTTGAGGCCGGAAAACTTTTAGGAGAGCGTCTGACCCAGGATCATGACAGGACCGCCGTTGCCCAGGCCGTTAAGGACAAGATGGCTGCCCGGTTTGGTCAAACCGTTTGA
- a CDS encoding PAS domain S-box protein — MELGLEMDIRGKGARPWLLRISPLWEKNGRQSGWLIVLRDTSHQKAAENALRHARNYVKSIINSMPCVIIGVDREARVIQWNSGASEMTGIREKEARGKPLNSLFPQVSSYLPDLKRAVETGQTQLREKQVLTLDAKSFITYILIFPVLSKTTPGAVIRVDDISEKTRLEQMMVQSEKMMSVGGLAAGMAHEINNPLSGMIQNVQVIYNRLSRPIPANIEAADKCGIDLAALTGYMEDRKIFYMLDQVVDVGKRAAKIVENMLSFSRKQGSPMSRHSLPEMVDATISLLENDFNIQDNYDFRSVAIHREFEGNPPLVPCEKSKIQQVLFNILKNGAQAMAADHTDAPLLRIRYFLDRGSAGVEIQDNGPGIPESVRKRIFEPFFTTKPVGTGTGLGLSVSYFIIKENHRGDLFVRSDPGQGASFTIRLTLNEPETGLPDPL, encoded by the coding sequence GTGGAATTGGGGTTGGAGATGGATATCCGGGGCAAGGGGGCAAGACCATGGCTGTTGAGGATTTCTCCTCTTTGGGAAAAAAATGGACGCCAGAGCGGCTGGTTAATTGTCCTGAGGGACACCTCTCACCAGAAAGCCGCGGAAAATGCCCTGCGTCATGCCAGAAATTATGTAAAGAGTATTATCAATTCCATGCCCTGCGTCATCATCGGGGTGGACCGGGAGGCCCGGGTGATCCAATGGAACAGCGGGGCTTCTGAGATGACAGGGATACGGGAAAAAGAGGCCAGGGGTAAACCCTTAAATTCACTTTTCCCCCAGGTCTCTTCCTATCTGCCGGATCTGAAAAGGGCCGTGGAAACAGGGCAGACTCAACTGAGGGAAAAACAGGTGCTGACCCTTGACGCCAAATCCTTTATCACGTATATTCTGATTTTTCCGGTATTGTCCAAAACCACCCCCGGTGCGGTGATCCGGGTGGATGATATCAGTGAAAAAACACGGCTTGAACAGATGATGGTACAGTCTGAAAAAATGATGTCCGTGGGCGGGCTTGCCGCTGGCATGGCACATGAAATCAACAATCCTTTAAGCGGGATGATCCAGAATGTTCAGGTCATTTACAATCGTCTGTCCCGACCGATTCCTGCCAATATCGAGGCTGCAGATAAATGTGGAATTGATCTGGCCGCTCTGACCGGGTATATGGAGGACAGAAAGATTTTTTACATGCTGGACCAGGTGGTGGACGTGGGAAAAAGGGCGGCGAAAATTGTGGAAAATATGCTTTCTTTCAGCCGGAAGCAGGGCAGTCCCATGTCAAGGCATTCCCTTCCGGAAATGGTGGATGCCACCATTTCCCTGCTGGAGAATGATTTTAATATTCAAGACAATTATGATTTCAGGTCTGTTGCCATTCACAGGGAGTTTGAGGGGAATCCTCCCCTGGTTCCTTGTGAGAAAAGCAAGATCCAGCAGGTATTGTTCAATATTCTTAAAAACGGGGCCCAGGCCATGGCCGCAGACCATACAGACGCCCCTTTGTTAAGAATTCGGTATTTTCTTGACCGTGGCTCGGCAGGAGTGGAAATTCAGGACAATGGCCCTGGGATTCCAGAATCGGTCCGTAAACGGATCTTTGAGCCCTTTTTCACCACCAAGCCTGTGGGCACGGGAACCGGGCTTGGGCTTTCCGTCTCCTATTTTATTATAAAGGAAAACCACAGGGGAGATCTCTTTGTCCGGTCCGATCCGGGCCAGGGGGCAAGTTTTACCATCAGGCTTACTTTAAACGAGCCGGAGACCGGCCTGCCTGATCCCTTATGA
- a CDS encoding two pore domain potassium channel family protein: MKEMIRRLKIFLSLFILLTLIGTLGFMTLENISLAEAFYYNIVTMSTVGYGDIHPTTPQGRWFAIFIIVMGGATFLGVVANATELLIARRESMTRRRKLNMVLGTFFSEIGYGLLMAFSGIDRNIKSIAPALIMTMNWQGKDFMSAKKALALHHFDLDIHAKVLNETHTFLMGKRQFLIDLIENPVLIEHEMFSELLLALFHLMDELNSREDFNRLPKTDLAHISKDFNRAYRTLILQWMDYQQHLKFNYPYLFSLAVRQNPFNPDSSPVVR, translated from the coding sequence ATGAAGGAAATGATACGACGGTTAAAAATATTTTTATCCTTATTTATCCTGCTGACCCTGATCGGCACGCTGGGGTTTATGACCTTAGAAAACATCTCCCTTGCCGAGGCCTTTTATTATAACATCGTAACCATGTCCACGGTGGGGTACGGGGATATCCACCCGACCACCCCCCAAGGCAGATGGTTTGCCATTTTCATTATTGTGATGGGCGGTGCCACCTTTCTCGGGGTGGTAGCCAATGCCACGGAACTGCTCATTGCCCGCAGGGAAAGCATGACCCGGAGGCGGAAACTCAATATGGTTCTGGGCACTTTTTTCAGTGAAATCGGTTATGGCCTCCTCATGGCCTTTTCCGGTATTGACCGAAATATCAAGTCCATCGCCCCGGCGTTGATCATGACCATGAACTGGCAAGGCAAGGATTTTATGTCCGCTAAAAAAGCCTTGGCCCTCCACCATTTTGACCTGGACATTCATGCCAAGGTATTGAATGAAACCCATACTTTTTTAATGGGAAAAAGGCAGTTCCTAATCGATTTGATTGAAAACCCGGTGCTGATTGAACACGAAATGTTCTCTGAACTGCTTCTGGCGCTGTTCCACCTCATGGACGAACTCAACTCAAGGGAAGACTTCAACAGGCTTCCCAAAACTGATCTTGCCCACATTTCAAAGGATTTCAACCGGGCCTATCGAACTCTGATCCTCCAATGGATGGATTATCAACAACACCTTAAATTCAACTATCCTTATCTGTTTTCCCTGGCGGTGCGGCAAAATCCGTTTAACCCGGATTCAAGCCCGGTGGTAAGGTAA
- a CDS encoding SDR family oxidoreductase: MKKHILITGAGSGIGRATALYFAKKGWFVGLFDLDEQKVTALYQTIGSALACYGKMDVTDPGSVQAGLDHFLAQTGNRLDLLFNSAGILFMGLYDTIEPAKQKTMVDVNLTGVVNMISACLPALKATPNAAVLTMSSASAVYGTPELAVYSATKHGIRGLTEALNIELSSLDIHVGDIMVSFVQTPMVLEAETRATSLERLKAATGPDPVARMVFKAYYKRKVHWQMGGMLKLMIFFTTLVPFAKRLLVKTLALGSQA; this comes from the coding sequence ATGAAAAAACATATATTGATCACCGGTGCAGGCAGCGGCATCGGCCGCGCCACAGCCCTGTATTTTGCAAAAAAGGGCTGGTTTGTGGGACTGTTTGACCTTGATGAACAAAAGGTAACCGCCCTTTATCAGACCATTGGCAGCGCCTTGGCCTGTTACGGCAAAATGGATGTCACCGACCCCGGATCTGTCCAGGCAGGCCTGGACCATTTTCTGGCCCAGACCGGAAACCGGCTGGACCTTCTCTTTAACTCGGCCGGAATCCTGTTCATGGGCCTTTATGACACCATTGAACCGGCAAAACAAAAAACCATGGTTGATGTCAATCTCACCGGGGTGGTCAACATGATATCGGCCTGTCTGCCCGCCCTTAAAGCCACCCCCAACGCCGCTGTGCTGACCATGTCCTCGGCATCAGCCGTGTACGGCACGCCTGAACTTGCCGTGTATTCAGCCACCAAACACGGAATCAGGGGACTTACCGAAGCCTTGAACATTGAACTCTCATCTTTGGACATCCATGTGGGGGATATCATGGTCTCCTTTGTTCAGACCCCCATGGTGCTCGAGGCAGAAACCCGGGCCACAAGCCTTGAACGCTTAAAGGCGGCCACAGGCCCGGACCCGGTTGCCCGGATGGTGTTCAAAGCCTATTATAAAAGAAAGGTTCACTGGCAGATGGGGGGCATGCTCAAGCTGATGATCTTTTTCACCACCCTGGTTCCCTTTGCCAAACGCCTGCTGGTCAAAACGTTGGCCTTGGGATCCCAAGCCTGA
- a CDS encoding DEAD/DEAH box helicase encodes MSHDTMPENGFDQMSLSTAVQSAVLNAGYKSPTPVQSATIPLMLENSDIIGQARTGTGKTAAFALPLLSRIDLSLRRPQVLILTPTRELAIQVAESFETYGKAMKGLNVLAVYGGQSYGIQLNQLKKGVHVIVGTPGRLMDHIRRKTISLAHLFSKVLDEADEMLHMGFIEDVEWIFDQTPNQTQTALFSATMPAPIRKIANKYLKDPETITIQSDASDLASITQQYWLVKGCQKSHGLVRFLDAVTFDGVIIFVKTKASTLSVCKVLEDRGFKTEALNGDMAQAAREKTVNRLKRGHIDILVATDVAARGLDVERISHVINYDMPSKTEPYIHRIGRTGRAGRTGDAILFIHPKERWMVRKLENATSQKINEVHLPSNKAINKKRVADFKSAISQVLESQDLTVFQDLVTDYAQEHYVPMESIAAALGRLVHGDTPFLLDKKEKIKPATRPVQALSKRPKEKKNSSRQNPMASKTTKQETQTPFLPPKKGMDRYRIEVGRSHGVSARDIVGAISNEAGLESKFITGVTIRNKFTVVDLPAGMPGDIFHLLKKTWVKSRPMGISKVA; translated from the coding sequence ATGTCCCACGACACCATGCCCGAAAACGGGTTTGACCAGATGTCTTTGAGTACTGCTGTGCAGTCCGCTGTTTTAAACGCCGGTTATAAGAGCCCCACCCCGGTCCAGTCCGCCACCATTCCCCTGATGCTTGAAAATTCTGATATTATCGGCCAGGCCCGAACCGGCACAGGAAAAACCGCTGCCTTTGCCCTGCCCCTGCTCTCCCGCATTGATCTATCCCTCAGACGGCCCCAGGTATTGATACTCACCCCCACCCGGGAACTTGCCATCCAGGTGGCCGAAAGCTTTGAAACCTACGGCAAAGCGATGAAGGGCTTAAACGTTCTTGCCGTATATGGGGGCCAGAGCTACGGAATCCAGCTCAACCAGTTGAAAAAAGGCGTACACGTGATTGTCGGCACCCCCGGACGGCTCATGGACCATATCCGGAGAAAAACCATCTCCCTGGCCCATCTTTTTTCCAAGGTATTGGACGAGGCCGATGAAATGCTCCACATGGGATTTATCGAAGATGTGGAATGGATATTTGACCAGACCCCCAACCAAACACAGACCGCCCTGTTTTCTGCCACCATGCCCGCCCCCATACGAAAAATTGCCAATAAATACCTTAAAGATCCTGAAACGATCACCATTCAGTCGGATGCATCGGATCTTGCGAGCATTACCCAGCAGTACTGGCTGGTCAAGGGCTGCCAGAAATCCCACGGCCTGGTCCGTTTCCTTGATGCCGTAACCTTTGACGGGGTGATTATATTTGTCAAAACCAAGGCATCCACCCTTTCGGTCTGCAAGGTCTTGGAAGACAGAGGATTTAAGACAGAAGCCCTGAACGGAGACATGGCCCAGGCGGCCAGGGAAAAGACCGTGAACCGCCTGAAAAGAGGACATATCGACATATTGGTGGCAACAGATGTGGCGGCCAGAGGACTGGATGTGGAACGCATTTCCCATGTGATCAACTATGATATGCCGTCCAAGACCGAACCCTATATACACAGAATCGGAAGAACCGGCAGGGCCGGCAGGACCGGAGATGCCATTTTGTTCATCCATCCCAAGGAAAGATGGATGGTCAGAAAGCTTGAAAATGCCACCTCCCAGAAGATCAATGAAGTCCATTTGCCTTCCAACAAGGCCATCAATAAAAAAAGAGTGGCAGATTTCAAATCCGCCATTTCCCAGGTCTTGGAATCCCAGGATCTGACCGTGTTCCAGGATCTGGTAACCGACTATGCCCAGGAGCATTATGTGCCCATGGAATCAATTGCCGCGGCCCTTGGCCGGCTGGTTCACGGCGACACCCCCTTTCTTCTGGATAAAAAAGAAAAGATCAAACCCGCCACACGCCCGGTCCAGGCCTTGTCAAAACGGCCCAAGGAAAAAAAGAATTCAAGCCGCCAGAACCCGATGGCTTCAAAAACAACCAAACAAGAAACCCAGACCCCGTTTCTGCCCCCCAAAAAAGGCATGGACCGGTACCGGATTGAGGTGGGCCGCAGCCACGGTGTCAGCGCCCGGGATATTGTGGGGGCCATTTCAAACGAAGCCGGCCTTGAAAGCAAATTCATCACAGGGGTCACCATCAGAAATAAATTCACCGTGGTAGATCTGCCCGCAGGCATGCCCGGAGATATTTTTCACCTGCTCAAAAAAACCTGGGTCAAATCCAGGCCCATGGGAATTTCAAAGGTGGCCTGA
- a CDS encoding NAD-dependent epimerase/dehydratase family protein: MKNIFITGQAGYIATCLAESLLDHTEVEKIVGIDIRPPDPARLNLAHPKFHFIQRGVKDNMEKIIVDHGIDTIVHTAWVLAPDHDARQMEDINVRGTHNILEAAKRIKVDQILYTSSTKAYGFHPDNEIPLTEESPLRGNTDFTYAKNKKEMEQVFKDFSLAHPKTVTTILRPCFVAGPGLDNPLSHHLQKPFVPLIRQTAPFQYVHEDDLVRIMVLSLEQRLPEVYNVAPEGTMEFNQMVRILGNRPIQLPDIVVRIFNNIAWHLRLKQLTQFPNPALNLMRHPWIASSKKLIQATGYQFQYNTQEAFLDYARYIQTQGKYSK, translated from the coding sequence ATGAAAAATATCTTTATCACAGGCCAGGCAGGGTATATTGCCACCTGTCTGGCAGAGTCACTTCTGGACCACACCGAGGTGGAAAAAATAGTGGGAATAGACATAAGGCCGCCTGATCCGGCCCGTCTGAATTTGGCCCATCCCAAATTTCATTTTATCCAAAGGGGTGTCAAGGATAATATGGAAAAAATCATCGTTGACCATGGGATTGACACCATTGTCCATACGGCCTGGGTCCTGGCGCCTGACCATGATGCCAGACAGATGGAAGACATCAATGTCAGGGGAACCCATAACATCCTTGAGGCGGCCAAAAGGATCAAGGTGGATCAAATCCTTTATACCAGCTCCACCAAAGCTTACGGGTTCCACCCGGACAATGAGATCCCCCTGACCGAAGAGAGCCCTTTGAGGGGAAATACGGATTTTACCTATGCCAAAAATAAAAAAGAGATGGAACAGGTGTTCAAGGATTTTTCCCTGGCCCACCCCAAAACCGTCACCACGATACTCAGGCCCTGCTTTGTGGCCGGGCCCGGGCTTGACAATCCCTTGTCCCATCATTTGCAAAAACCCTTTGTCCCCCTCATCCGGCAAACCGCACCCTTCCAATATGTACACGAAGATGATCTGGTCAGAATCATGGTCCTCAGCCTGGAACAAAGACTGCCAGAGGTGTATAATGTGGCCCCCGAGGGCACCATGGAATTTAACCAAATGGTTAGAATCCTGGGCAACCGGCCCATACAGCTTCCCGACATTGTGGTCAGGATATTCAACAATATCGCCTGGCATCTTCGGCTCAAACAGCTGACCCAGTTTCCCAACCCAGCCTTGAATCTCATGCGCCATCCCTGGATCGCCTCTTCAAAAAAGCTCATCCAGGCCACAGGATACCAATTCCAGTACAATACCCAGGAGGCGTTCCTGGATTATGCCCGGTATATCCAAACCCAAGGGAAATATTCAAAATGA
- a CDS encoding thiolase family protein, with translation MDKVYIIGLGMIRFNKYPDKDVRTMVQEATHLALEDAGILRSDIQSAFFSNTFWGMFAGQQSIRGQVILRSMGIEAIPVTNVENACAGASTALHMAYASVKAGLQEVVLALGSEKITHENKAVSLGAYASCMDVGNFESHMKMIEAVGKSFTLDIPPDQTPPGKDRSVFMDAYAMGARWHMSKYGSTQEQLAAICAKNHWHGSLNPLSQYQQDMSPDQVLADKAVAYPLTRAMCAPVGDGAAAAIVCSESYLKRLVSPRPLLIRASVLSTGTDRDLNGQNIGERLSKQAYEMAGIGPQDIDLAELHDATAYGELHQTEAMGFCPEGEGGIHALTGATTLGGKQPVNTSGGLECRGHPIGASGLAQIYEIGTQLRQDAGKRQVAGARIGLTENGGGNIGVEEAAMCIHILEKG, from the coding sequence ATGGACAAGGTATATATCATCGGTCTGGGCATGATCCGGTTCAACAAATATCCGGACAAGGATGTCAGGACAATGGTCCAGGAGGCCACCCATTTAGCCCTTGAAGATGCTGGCATCTTAAGATCAGATATCCAGTCTGCATTTTTCTCCAACACCTTCTGGGGGATGTTTGCAGGACAGCAGTCCATTCGCGGCCAGGTCATTTTACGGTCCATGGGCATTGAAGCCATTCCGGTCACCAATGTGGAAAATGCCTGTGCAGGTGCTTCCACCGCACTTCACATGGCCTATGCCTCTGTAAAGGCAGGGCTCCAGGAGGTGGTCCTGGCCCTGGGATCTGAAAAAATCACCCACGAAAACAAGGCCGTCTCTTTGGGGGCCTATGCATCCTGCATGGATGTGGGCAATTTTGAATCCCATATGAAAATGATTGAAGCGGTGGGCAAAAGTTTTACCCTGGACATCCCCCCGGACCAGACCCCGCCGGGCAAGGACAGGAGCGTGTTCATGGACGCCTATGCCATGGGTGCCCGATGGCATATGAGCAAATACGGGTCCACCCAGGAACAATTGGCGGCCATCTGCGCCAAAAACCATTGGCACGGCTCTTTAAATCCCTTGTCCCAATACCAGCAGGACATGAGCCCGGACCAGGTGCTGGCGGACAAGGCCGTGGCCTATCCTTTGACCCGGGCCATGTGCGCCCCGGTGGGCGACGGGGCAGCCGCCGCCATTGTCTGTTCTGAATCCTATTTAAAACGACTGGTTTCTCCCAGACCCCTCCTCATCCGGGCATCGGTGCTGAGCACGGGCACGGACCGTGATCTCAACGGCCAGAACATTGGAGAACGCCTCTCAAAACAGGCCTATGAAATGGCCGGCATCGGCCCCCAAGACATTGACCTTGCCGAACTCCACGATGCCACAGCCTATGGGGAGCTTCACCAGACCGAAGCCATGGGATTCTGTCCTGAAGGAGAAGGGGGGATCCATGCCCTGACCGGGGCCACAACACTTGGGGGCAAACAGCCGGTCAACACCTCCGGCGGCCTGGAATGCCGGGGACATCCCATTGGGGCCTCAGGCCTGGCCCAGATCTATGAAATCGGTACCCAGTTGAGACAAGACGCAGGCAAACGCCAGGTTGCAGGCGCCAGGATCGGCCTGACAGAAAACGGAGGCGGAAATATCGGGGTGGAAGAGGCGGCCATGTGCATCCACATCCTGGAAAAAGGATGA